From the genome of Pseudomonas sp. gcc21, one region includes:
- the aliB gene encoding cyclohexanecarboxyl-CoA dehydrogenase produces the protein MNFAFSDEQNAIRESVARFSAEVLAPGYRKRDKEGRIERETIQQMGEMGFLGGELPAEFGGSDLDCMTSGIIIEEMAKGDFNVAYIPLLTSLNGQIIASHAAPDLAREWLGAITAGRKVACIALTEPQGGSDAANLRLKAERRGDVFVLNGEKTSISMADQADVAVVFARTGTVEQRASGISAFLVPMDLPGVTTTRFEDAGQRAIGRGSIFFDNVEVPAANMLGDEGKGFKQVMQGFDYSRALIGLQCLALAQVSLDETWRWLTERQAFGQPLAGFQGLTHPLAEYQTFVHAARLQCFNALWLKDNGLPHSTEAAMNKWWGPKLSFDVINQCLLAHGHTGYGEDLPFGQRLRDVLGLQIGDGTAQIMKNIITRETLKK, from the coding sequence ATGAACTTTGCATTCAGTGACGAACAGAACGCCATCCGCGAAAGCGTCGCGCGGTTTAGCGCCGAGGTGCTCGCGCCAGGTTACCGCAAGCGTGACAAGGAAGGCAGGATTGAGCGTGAGACGATCCAGCAGATGGGCGAAATGGGTTTTCTCGGCGGAGAGCTGCCCGCAGAATTCGGTGGCAGCGATCTGGATTGCATGACCAGCGGCATTATCATCGAGGAAATGGCCAAAGGTGATTTCAACGTGGCCTATATTCCGCTGTTGACGTCCCTGAATGGCCAGATTATTGCCAGCCACGCAGCGCCGGATCTCGCACGCGAATGGCTAGGCGCTATTACTGCAGGTCGCAAGGTAGCCTGTATTGCATTGACCGAGCCGCAGGGCGGGTCCGATGCAGCCAACCTGCGTTTGAAGGCAGAGCGACGTGGCGATGTCTTTGTGCTCAATGGCGAGAAAACCTCCATTTCGATGGCTGACCAGGCCGACGTCGCGGTGGTTTTTGCCCGCACCGGGACTGTCGAACAGCGCGCCAGCGGCATCAGTGCCTTCCTGGTACCGATGGACTTGCCGGGAGTGACTACCACCCGTTTTGAAGACGCCGGCCAGCGGGCTATTGGGCGCGGTTCGATCTTCTTCGATAACGTCGAGGTGCCGGCGGCAAATATGCTTGGCGATGAGGGAAAAGGCTTCAAACAGGTGATGCAGGGCTTCGATTACAGTCGTGCGCTGATTGGTTTGCAATGTCTGGCATTGGCCCAGGTGTCGCTGGACGAAACCTGGCGATGGCTGACAGAGCGTCAGGCTTTCGGGCAACCTTTAGCGGGATTCCAGGGGCTGACCCACCCGCTAGCCGAATACCAGACGTTCGTGCATGCTGCCCGATTGCAGTGTTTTAATGCGCTGTGGCTGAAAGACAATGGTCTGCCGCACAGCACCGAAGCGGCAATGAACAAGTGGTGGGGGCCGAAGTTGTCCTTCGATGTGATCAATCAGTGCCTGCTGGCGCACGGTCATACCGGTTACGGTGAGGACCTGCCCTTCGGTCAGCGCCTGCGTGACGTGCTGGGCTTGCAGATCGGCGATGGCACCGCACAGATCATGAAGAACATCATCACCCGCGAAACCCTGAAAAAATGA
- the hemN gene encoding oxygen-independent coproporphyrinogen III oxidase, which yields MFNPIRWDADLIRRYDKPGPRYTTYPAVSQFHEDASALVLEYALAASKAARRDLSLYLHVPFCANLCHYCACDKVITKDRSRARPYLQALFREIELISQSLSRDQVVQQLHLGGGTPTFLNHAEMRELMDKLRSHFSLHDDDTGDYGIEIDPREADWSTIGMLREVGFNQLSLGVQDLDPDVQRAINRLQSLEQVQALMDAGRTLAYRSINIDLMYGLPKQTPISFARTLTSIIELRPDRLSLYDYAHAPDQFPSQRRIVAADLPAEKIRLALLEESVKQLGHAGYRYLGMGHFALADDALSNAQETGRLHHDVQGYSIHGDCDLLGLGVSAISQVGDLYTQNDSDLRSYQYSLESGQLATSKGLVCTTDDRIRRAIIAQLICYFHLEFADIEKRFEIVFREYFADCWPVLEQMHRDGLVQLGEGGLNILPAGRLLVRSICMVFDAYQALEENPRYSRVI from the coding sequence ATGTTCAACCCCATTCGCTGGGACGCGGACCTCATTCGCCGTTATGACAAGCCCGGTCCGCGCTATACCACATACCCTGCCGTGTCGCAGTTCCACGAAGATGCCTCCGCGCTGGTGCTGGAATACGCGTTGGCAGCCAGCAAGGCGGCCAGGCGTGACCTTTCTCTATACCTGCATGTGCCGTTCTGCGCGAACCTCTGCCATTACTGCGCCTGTGACAAGGTCATTACCAAGGACCGCAGCCGTGCCCGCCCATACCTGCAAGCGCTGTTCCGCGAGATCGAACTGATCAGCCAGTCTCTCAGCCGCGACCAGGTAGTTCAGCAGCTGCACCTTGGCGGTGGTACCCCGACCTTTCTGAACCATGCAGAAATGCGAGAGCTGATGGATAAGCTGCGTTCGCATTTTTCACTGCATGATGACGATACCGGGGATTACGGAATCGAAATCGACCCCCGTGAAGCTGACTGGTCGACTATAGGCATGCTCCGTGAGGTGGGTTTCAATCAGCTCAGTCTCGGCGTCCAGGATCTTGATCCTGACGTACAGCGCGCAATCAATCGGTTGCAAAGCCTCGAACAGGTGCAGGCGCTGATGGATGCAGGCCGTACGCTGGCTTATCGGTCTATCAATATCGATCTGATGTACGGCTTGCCGAAACAGACGCCGATCAGCTTCGCCAGAACTCTAACGAGCATCATTGAGCTCAGGCCGGATCGGCTATCGCTATACGACTATGCGCATGCGCCTGATCAATTCCCATCCCAGCGGCGCATCGTTGCGGCAGACCTGCCAGCCGAAAAGATACGGCTGGCGCTGTTGGAGGAAAGCGTGAAACAACTCGGCCATGCCGGCTATCGCTACCTCGGCATGGGGCATTTTGCTCTTGCTGACGACGCGCTAAGCAACGCACAGGAAACCGGCCGCCTGCACCATGATGTCCAGGGCTACAGCATCCACGGTGATTGCGACCTGTTGGGACTCGGGGTATCGGCAATCAGCCAGGTGGGCGATCTCTACACTCAGAACGACAGCGATCTGCGGTCTTACCAGTACAGCCTCGAAAGCGGACAGCTCGCGACGAGCAAGGGGCTCGTTTGCACCACTGATGACCGTATACGTCGAGCCATCATTGCGCAGCTCATCTGTTATTTCCACCTCGAGTTTGCCGATATAGAGAAACGCTTCGAGATCGTGTTTCGCGAGTACTTTGCTGATTGCTGGCCCGTCCTAGAACAGATGCACAGGGACGGGCTGGTGCAGCTGGGGGAGGGTGGCCTGAACATATTGCCAGCGGGCAGATTGCTGGTGCGTTCGATCTGTATGGTTTTCGATGCTTACCAGGCACTGGAAGAAAACCCGCGGTATTCGCGGGTAATCTGA
- a CDS encoding MarR family winged helix-turn-helix transcriptional regulator, with protein sequence MKHDERDGVANRLFFRLFQTGNTLQRQVQNEMGISTVQWAVLGALSRQGYEQGISFNKLTEYLVVSRQSLDGVLKRMERDKHVLRIPHPDDGRARLVVMTKQGREYWEQLQEKIYEFYAQGLKSLPFDDAVSLLHYLNRVQTDLADVSLERIGPEVEQLIKQE encoded by the coding sequence ATGAAACATGATGAACGAGACGGAGTAGCGAACAGGTTGTTTTTCCGTCTGTTCCAGACGGGGAACACTCTGCAGCGTCAGGTTCAGAACGAAATGGGCATTAGTACCGTGCAATGGGCGGTGCTCGGAGCGCTGTCACGTCAGGGATATGAGCAGGGCATTTCATTCAACAAGTTGACAGAATATCTCGTGGTTAGTCGTCAGAGCCTGGACGGCGTACTCAAGCGCATGGAGCGTGACAAGCATGTGCTGCGCATACCCCATCCGGACGACGGGCGGGCCCGTCTGGTAGTCATGACCAAGCAGGGTCGTGAGTACTGGGAGCAGCTACAGGAGAAAATCTATGAATTCTATGCGCAAGGCTTGAAAAGCCTGCCCTTCGACGATGCCGTGAGCCTGTTGCATTACCTGAATCGGGTTCAAACAGACCTGGCGGATGTCTCCCTTGAACGCATCGGGCCAGAGGTCGAACAGCTTATAAAACAAGAATGA
- the modA gene encoding molybdate ABC transporter substrate-binding protein produces MTLSRLFGRVVLAWCLGYPLVTTADQPLTLAAASDLRFALEEIIQAWDAQYPQQEVRVIYGSSGRFATQIRQGAPFDLYLSADATYALALHQDGFTAGPPQPYAIGRIVLWSKDSRLAEKGLEGLAVSPPKRLAIARPSHAPYGARAQEALQAIGAWTTVEPHLVYGENISGTAQMAESGAAEAAIIALSLALHPGMQRQGHYQLIDDRLHAPLLQAMVVTRRAADNANAERLARFIRAPAAQKILEKYGFAAPPESLALPAP; encoded by the coding sequence ATGACACTCTCCCGCCTGTTTGGCCGCGTTGTACTGGCCTGGTGCCTGGGCTATCCGCTGGTCACGACCGCTGATCAACCCCTTACCCTGGCTGCCGCTTCGGATTTGCGTTTCGCGCTGGAGGAAATCATTCAGGCCTGGGATGCACAGTATCCGCAGCAGGAAGTACGGGTCATTTATGGCTCCTCGGGGCGCTTCGCCACGCAGATACGCCAGGGCGCACCTTTTGATCTCTACCTGTCAGCTGACGCAACCTACGCGCTTGCTCTGCATCAGGATGGCTTTACCGCCGGGCCACCGCAGCCCTACGCCATCGGACGAATCGTGTTGTGGAGCAAAGATAGTCGCTTGGCCGAGAAGGGCCTCGAGGGGCTGGCGGTGTCTCCGCCCAAGCGCCTGGCTATCGCCCGGCCATCACATGCGCCCTATGGCGCCAGGGCACAGGAAGCCTTGCAGGCAATTGGCGCCTGGACGACGGTTGAGCCGCATCTGGTCTACGGGGAGAACATATCCGGCACCGCGCAAATGGCAGAATCGGGCGCGGCGGAGGCAGCGATCATTGCGCTGTCTCTCGCCCTGCATCCGGGCATGCAACGACAGGGGCATTACCAACTCATCGATGACCGTCTGCATGCTCCATTGCTACAAGCAATGGTCGTGACGCGTCGCGCAGCGGACAATGCCAACGCAGAGCGACTGGCCCGGTTCATTCGCGCCCCTGCCGCGCAGAAGATTCTGGAGAAATACGGTTTCGCCGCTCCGCCTGAAAGCCTGGCGCTACCCGCGCCGTAA
- a CDS encoding enoyl-CoA hydratase-related protein produces MNYEDILYEEKDGVATITLNRPERYNAFRGQTCMELLDAFNRAGWNKNVGVIVLTGAGDKAFCTGGDQGAHDGQYDGRGIIGLPVEELQTLIRQVPKPVIARVNGFAIGGGHVLHVVCDLTIASDNAIFGQAGPKVGSVDPGFGTAYLARVIGEKRAREIWYLCRKYTAQQAIEWGLVNAVVPQSELDAEVQKWCDEILEKSPTALSIAKRSFNADSENIAGIGALGMQALSLYYDTDESKEGAKAFLEKRKPDFRKFYK; encoded by the coding sequence ATGAACTACGAAGATATCCTCTACGAAGAAAAAGACGGCGTCGCGACCATCACGCTCAACCGCCCGGAGCGCTACAACGCCTTCCGTGGCCAGACCTGTATGGAATTGCTGGATGCCTTCAACCGCGCCGGATGGAACAAGAATGTAGGTGTGATCGTACTCACCGGTGCTGGCGACAAGGCCTTTTGTACCGGCGGTGATCAGGGCGCCCATGACGGTCAGTACGACGGTCGCGGCATCATTGGTCTGCCGGTGGAGGAGCTGCAGACGCTGATCCGTCAGGTGCCCAAACCGGTCATCGCCCGCGTTAACGGCTTCGCAATCGGCGGCGGCCATGTGCTGCACGTGGTATGTGATCTGACCATTGCCTCGGATAACGCCATTTTCGGCCAGGCCGGTCCCAAGGTCGGTTCGGTCGATCCGGGCTTTGGTACGGCTTATCTGGCCCGCGTTATTGGTGAAAAACGTGCCCGGGAAATCTGGTACCTGTGCCGCAAGTACACCGCTCAGCAGGCAATTGAATGGGGCCTGGTCAACGCGGTTGTGCCGCAGTCCGAGCTCGACGCTGAAGTGCAGAAGTGGTGCGACGAGATTCTAGAGAAGAGCCCGACAGCATTGTCGATTGCCAAGCGTTCGTTCAACGCCGACAGCGAGAATATCGCCGGTATCGGTGCGCTGGGTATGCAGGCGCTGAGTCTGTACTACGACACCGACGAGTCGAAGGAAGGTGCCAAGGCCTTCCTCGAAAAGCGCAAGCCCGACTTCCGCAAATTCTATAAATAA
- a CDS encoding OprD family porin has protein sequence MFVLSHLKRAISVFAFVATILNSTGAYAELVDDSTLKLQLRNFYMNRDFRDNPSGQSKAEDWGQGFMLRLNSGFTEGTVGFGVDALGLVGIKLDSGDGTSGTGALQRNSAGQPSDNFSSLGLTAKARVSQSLVTLGTHEPLLPIAYRNDTRLLPQTFEGAQLAFNEIDDLSVLAGQFRSTRLRDSSSREDMVMFADGSSGGVASNRFNYAGATWQPSPTLTGTWFYARMQDNYSQHYANILHDWKLTENLTLRSDIRYFDSSDQGGTNVDNQNLAGMFTLLRGGHALGLAWQEQDGDTGMPFISGGTDPWALNTVTYQHFLRAEEDSWQVRYSYDFAAAGIPGLKLMARYVRGDNFEIGGLDAKEWERDVDIGYTVQTGHFKGVSLLWRNVAYRGSHTTDIDENRVILGYTFNIW, from the coding sequence ATGTTTGTGCTGTCGCACCTGAAGCGAGCTATTTCTGTCTTTGCATTCGTTGCTACGATTCTGAATTCGACTGGCGCCTATGCCGAGTTAGTCGACGACAGCACGCTCAAATTGCAGCTCCGCAACTTCTATATGAACCGCGATTTCAGGGACAACCCGAGCGGTCAAAGCAAGGCCGAGGATTGGGGGCAGGGGTTCATGCTGCGCCTGAACTCGGGGTTCACCGAGGGCACTGTGGGTTTTGGTGTGGATGCGCTGGGCTTGGTGGGCATCAAGCTGGATTCGGGGGATGGCACCAGCGGCACGGGTGCCTTGCAGCGCAACTCGGCAGGGCAACCCTCCGACAATTTCAGCTCACTGGGTCTGACTGCCAAGGCCCGCGTCTCGCAGTCGCTGGTTACCCTGGGTACGCATGAACCCCTGTTGCCGATTGCCTACCGCAATGACACCCGATTATTGCCGCAGACCTTCGAAGGCGCTCAGCTGGCGTTCAACGAAATTGATGATCTGAGCGTGCTCGCCGGTCAGTTTCGCAGCACCCGTTTGCGTGATTCATCCAGCCGTGAAGATATGGTGATGTTTGCTGACGGCTCAAGCGGCGGCGTGGCGAGCAACCGTTTCAACTACGCCGGGGCGACCTGGCAGCCGAGCCCGACACTTACCGGCACCTGGTTCTACGCCAGGATGCAAGACAACTACAGTCAGCACTACGCCAACATTCTGCATGACTGGAAACTGACCGAGAATCTTACCCTGCGCTCGGATATCCGCTACTTCGACAGCAGTGATCAGGGCGGTACCAATGTCGACAACCAGAACCTGGCGGGTATGTTCACTTTGCTTCGCGGGGGGCATGCGCTAGGCCTGGCCTGGCAGGAACAGGATGGCGACACCGGCATGCCGTTCATTTCGGGCGGTACCGATCCCTGGGCGCTGAACACCGTAACCTACCAGCACTTTCTACGGGCCGAGGAAGATTCCTGGCAAGTACGGTATAGCTACGATTTTGCCGCAGCGGGCATTCCCGGCCTCAAGCTGATGGCGCGCTATGTCAGGGGTGATAACTTCGAGATTGGCGGTCTTGATGCGAAGGAATGGGAGCGTGACGTGGACATCGGGTACACCGTACAGACCGGTCATTTCAAAGGCGTTAGCCTCTTATGGCGCAACGTAGCCTACCGTGGCAGTCACACTACCGACATCGATGAGAACCGGGTTATCCTCGGATACACGTTCAATATCTGGTAG
- a CDS encoding enoyl-CoA hydratase, whose translation MTYRNLQVETHDAIGLIRLHRPAVHNALNNALMDELGNALRAFEQDSAIRAMVITGNEKAFAAGADISEIRNMSFSDAYLNNFVTTNWEQAARCRKPVIAAVAGLALGGGCELAMMCDFIIAAENARFGQPEVKVGTLPGAGGTQRLARAVGKAKAMDMCLTGRTMDVLEAERSGLISRIVPTDKLLEEALSAAAAISANSGMAAMLNKEAVNRAFETTLAEGIQFERRLIHASFATEDQKEGMQAFIDKRQPEWRHR comes from the coding sequence ATGACTTACCGCAACCTGCAGGTGGAAACCCATGACGCGATCGGCCTGATCCGACTGCACCGCCCGGCCGTCCACAACGCGCTCAATAATGCTCTGATGGATGAGTTGGGAAACGCCTTACGCGCCTTCGAACAGGATTCAGCGATCCGCGCCATGGTCATTACCGGCAATGAGAAAGCCTTCGCCGCCGGCGCGGACATATCGGAAATCCGCAACATGTCCTTTTCCGATGCCTACCTGAACAACTTCGTAACCACCAACTGGGAACAGGCTGCGCGTTGCCGCAAACCGGTGATCGCTGCGGTAGCCGGCCTGGCGCTTGGAGGGGGATGTGAACTGGCGATGATGTGCGATTTCATCATCGCCGCTGAGAACGCCCGTTTCGGCCAGCCGGAAGTCAAAGTGGGCACCCTGCCCGGCGCTGGCGGTACCCAACGGTTGGCTCGCGCAGTGGGCAAGGCCAAGGCGATGGACATGTGCCTGACCGGCCGCACCATGGACGTACTAGAAGCCGAACGCAGCGGACTGATCAGCCGCATCGTCCCGACCGACAAGCTGCTCGAAGAAGCGTTGAGCGCTGCGGCAGCGATAAGCGCTAATTCGGGTATGGCGGCCATGCTGAACAAGGAAGCGGTAAACCGGGCGTTCGAGACAACACTGGCAGAAGGTATTCAGTTCGAGCGCCGGTTGATCCATGCCAGCTTCGCCACCGAAGACCAGAAGGAAGGGATGCAGGCGTTTATCGATAAGCGCCAGCCCGAGTGGCGGCATCGCTGA
- a CDS encoding SDR family NAD(P)-dependent oxidoreductase translates to MKGLNGKTVIVTGGGGGIGRAVCARFGEEGCNVAVLDRDQAAAQATVDLITEHGGKAKAYAADITDYAAIESTVGAIEADFGVPTVLVNNAGFDRFMPFLKTEPQMWEQLIAINLTGALNMHHVVLPKMLEAGGGKVVNIASDAARVGSSGEAVYAACKAGLVGLSKTLARELATKNVTVNVVCPGPTDTALLKGVADTANNPEKLLEAFKNAVPMRRLGQPEDFPGIIALLSSDDANFITGQVISVSGGLTMAG, encoded by the coding sequence ATGAAAGGTCTTAACGGAAAAACAGTCATTGTCACCGGCGGTGGCGGCGGTATCGGCCGTGCAGTCTGTGCTCGTTTTGGGGAAGAAGGCTGCAACGTTGCAGTGCTTGATCGCGACCAGGCGGCCGCGCAGGCCACTGTGGATCTGATCACCGAGCATGGCGGCAAGGCCAAGGCCTATGCAGCGGATATCACCGACTACGCCGCAATTGAGTCCACTGTCGGGGCAATCGAAGCGGACTTCGGCGTGCCGACCGTACTGGTTAACAATGCAGGCTTTGATCGCTTCATGCCGTTCCTCAAGACCGAGCCGCAGATGTGGGAGCAGCTCATCGCCATCAACCTGACCGGTGCGCTGAATATGCATCACGTTGTGCTGCCGAAAATGCTCGAGGCGGGTGGCGGCAAGGTGGTCAATATTGCGTCCGACGCAGCGCGCGTGGGTTCCTCCGGGGAGGCGGTCTACGCCGCGTGCAAGGCCGGGCTGGTCGGGCTGAGCAAAACGCTGGCCCGCGAGCTGGCCACCAAGAACGTCACCGTGAATGTGGTATGCCCCGGCCCGACGGATACCGCGTTACTCAAGGGCGTGGCGGACACTGCCAACAATCCCGAGAAGCTGCTTGAAGCATTCAAGAATGCTGTGCCGATGCGGCGCCTCGGTCAGCCCGAAGACTTCCCCGGCATCATTGCTTTGCTGTCCAGCGACGATGCGAATTTCATTACAGGCCAGGTGATCAGCGTATCCGGCGGCCTGACCATGGCCGGCTAA
- the modB gene encoding molybdate ABC transporter permease subunit — protein sequence MTLSPEDWTAIGVTLRLCLFTTLILLALGTPIALWLAAGNSRLRSVVQALVALPLVLPPTVLGFYLLLTLGPQGWVGGTLQKLGFDHLAFSFTGILIGSVIYSLPFTVQPLQQAFRQAGRRPLHVAASLGAGPLDRFLSITLPLARSGFVMAATLTFAHTLGEFGVILMIGGSIPGETHVLSTTIFAHAEAMNYAAAHRLSLLLIGAAFAVLFVVYRVNGGRTPAVQA from the coding sequence CTGACGCTCAGCCCGGAAGACTGGACCGCCATAGGCGTGACCCTGCGCCTATGCCTGTTTACCACGCTGATTCTGCTGGCTTTGGGCACTCCCATAGCGTTATGGCTAGCGGCAGGTAACAGCCGCCTGCGTTCGGTTGTTCAAGCACTGGTTGCGTTGCCGCTGGTGCTGCCACCCACGGTACTCGGCTTCTATTTGCTGTTGACGCTTGGCCCGCAGGGATGGGTCGGCGGGACGCTACAGAAACTGGGATTCGACCATTTGGCTTTCAGCTTCACCGGTATTCTCATCGGCTCGGTAATTTATTCCCTGCCCTTTACGGTGCAGCCCTTGCAGCAGGCATTCCGACAGGCTGGTCGGCGCCCGCTGCACGTGGCAGCCTCGCTCGGAGCCGGTCCGCTGGATCGCTTTCTCAGCATAACCTTGCCGCTTGCCCGCAGCGGCTTTGTGATGGCTGCGACCCTTACCTTCGCTCATACGCTGGGCGAGTTCGGCGTCATTTTGATGATCGGCGGCAGTATTCCCGGCGAGACCCACGTGCTCTCGACCACGATTTTCGCGCACGCAGAAGCCATGAATTACGCGGCAGCACACCGGCTATCCCTGCTGCTTATCGGCGCAGCCTTTGCCGTGCTGTTTGTTGTTTATCGGGTTAACGGCGGCCGGACCCCGGCGGTGCAGGCATGA
- a CDS encoding AMP-binding protein has translation MIISTSGFAERREEMIRVGAWNDRIITEYLDDIVSETPDSTAVVSYRVATDERTELTYGQLDAISRRMAAGLAALGVAKGEVVSCQLPNWWEMIALNLACARIGAVLNPLMPIFRERELRFMLAHAETRVLVVPQTFRNFNYADMVAGIRADLPSLKQVLVIGGEGDDSFETVLLDRAWEEETDTAALFAERKPSADDVIQLLFTSGTTGEPKGVLHTSNTLFSNVQPYAERLHLNADDVIMMSSPMAHQTGFLYGVLMPVYLKARVVLQDIWDAKAFGRIARAEKPTFTMASTPFLADLIDTAPTATGNLDSLRIFVSAGAPIPGALVERAAGVLPARIISAWGMTENGAVTMTHPEDDASRSIHSDGVALPYMEVKVENDQHEQLGAGQEGNLLVRGASLFVGYLKRPELYSVDNEGWFATGDLATIDADGYIRITGRTKDVIIRGGENIPVVEIENLLYKHPGISAVALVGCPDQRLGERMCAYVTLHNGYTDLTLDEVTTFLSNQGVSRNYLPEHLQVMQELPRTPSGKIQKFKLREMAQDIEIAPAKRA, from the coding sequence ATGATTATTTCAACGTCTGGTTTCGCCGAACGTCGGGAAGAGATGATTCGAGTTGGTGCATGGAATGACAGGATCATTACTGAATATCTAGATGATATTGTCTCCGAGACGCCTGATTCCACAGCGGTTGTCAGTTACCGGGTAGCCACTGATGAGCGTACGGAGCTCACCTATGGTCAGCTGGACGCTATTTCCCGGCGAATGGCGGCAGGGTTGGCGGCGCTCGGCGTGGCAAAGGGCGAAGTGGTGTCCTGTCAGTTGCCGAACTGGTGGGAAATGATCGCTCTGAATCTGGCCTGCGCACGCATAGGCGCGGTGCTCAATCCGTTGATGCCGATCTTCCGGGAGCGCGAGCTGCGCTTCATGCTGGCCCATGCCGAAACCCGTGTATTAGTGGTGCCGCAAACCTTCCGTAATTTCAATTACGCGGACATGGTCGCGGGCATTCGCGCTGACCTACCAAGTCTCAAACAGGTTCTGGTGATAGGTGGCGAGGGTGACGACAGCTTCGAGACAGTACTGCTCGATCGTGCCTGGGAAGAGGAAACCGACACCGCGGCGCTGTTCGCTGAGCGCAAGCCATCGGCGGACGATGTCATTCAGCTGCTGTTTACCTCGGGCACGACCGGCGAGCCCAAGGGTGTTCTGCATACCTCCAACACCCTGTTCAGCAACGTGCAGCCCTATGCTGAACGCCTGCACCTGAACGCTGACGACGTGATCATGATGTCCTCGCCGATGGCGCACCAGACCGGCTTTTTGTATGGCGTGCTGATGCCTGTCTACCTCAAGGCACGGGTGGTGTTGCAGGATATCTGGGATGCGAAAGCCTTTGGCCGCATCGCGCGGGCTGAGAAACCGACTTTCACCATGGCCTCAACGCCGTTCCTGGCAGATCTGATCGACACTGCGCCGACCGCCACCGGCAACCTTGATTCTCTGCGCATTTTTGTTTCCGCCGGGGCACCTATTCCAGGCGCGCTGGTTGAGCGTGCTGCGGGCGTGCTGCCTGCCAGGATCATTTCCGCCTGGGGCATGACTGAGAATGGCGCTGTCACCATGACCCATCCGGAAGATGATGCATCACGCTCTATTCATAGCGATGGCGTGGCGCTGCCCTATATGGAGGTCAAGGTTGAAAACGACCAACACGAACAGCTGGGCGCAGGACAGGAAGGCAATCTTCTGGTTCGCGGCGCAAGTCTGTTTGTCGGTTACCTCAAGCGGCCCGAGCTCTACAGCGTGGATAACGAAGGCTGGTTCGCCACTGGCGACCTGGCGACCATCGATGCGGATGGCTACATCCGTATCACCGGCCGGACCAAGGACGTGATCATCCGTGGCGGCGAGAACATACCGGTGGTGGAGATCGAGAACCTGCTTTACAAGCACCCCGGCATTTCCGCGGTCGCCCTGGTTGGTTGTCCCGACCAGCGCCTCGGCGAACGGATGTGCGCCTACGTCACTCTGCACAACGGTTATACCGACCTCACACTCGATGAAGTGACGACCTTCCTATCCAACCAGGGCGTATCGCGCAATTACCTGCCGGAGCATCTGCAGGTGATGCAGGAATTGCCCCGCACGCCCTCCGGAAAGATCCAGAAATTCAAGCTGCGCGAAATGGCGCAGGACATCGAAATCGCACCGGCCAAACGCGCCTGA